In a genomic window of Desulfovibrio inopinatus DSM 10711:
- a CDS encoding S41 family peptidase — protein MRTTVKIGLLFFFLCLLSPMCSSAKVSEDRFAPLKRFSQVMDLVENNYVKDVTRGELIDGAIVGMLQQLDPHSSFLTKDEFKEMQVSTSGAFGGVGIEITAENGRLVVISPIEDTPADKAGVRAGDVILEIDGVTTQDMTLMDAVKKIRGPKGEAVRLTILHKNAQKPVRVNIVRDTIPIVSAKKTELDNGYLLIRLTRFNENTTEELQDILSEYTKSGKQIKGVILDLRNNPGGLLDQAVNVSDTFLSKGAIVTIKGKQGDQNKRYEASSSSDDVTAPMIVLINAGSASASEIVAGALQDQGRALLLGEKTFGKGSVQTVIPLTDGSGIKLTTALYYTPSGRSIQAEGIEPDFEVPLQEIEGSDTYSSLRFREKDLSRHLENSNKGKKGHDKDEKEKAQELLERDNQLKLALELVKQAPVLTKSKVKKNKYQ, from the coding sequence ATGCGCACTACTGTAAAAATCGGTTTACTTTTCTTTTTTTTATGCCTCCTCTCGCCCATGTGCTCTTCGGCCAAAGTGTCCGAAGATCGCTTTGCGCCGTTGAAGCGCTTTAGCCAAGTGATGGACCTTGTCGAAAACAACTATGTCAAGGATGTAACACGCGGCGAACTCATTGATGGTGCCATTGTCGGTATGTTGCAGCAGCTTGACCCGCACTCAAGCTTTTTGACCAAAGATGAATTCAAAGAAATGCAAGTCAGCACTTCGGGTGCATTCGGTGGAGTCGGGATCGAAATCACCGCCGAGAACGGTCGACTTGTTGTTATCTCGCCGATTGAAGACACCCCGGCCGACAAAGCAGGTGTCCGAGCTGGCGACGTCATTTTGGAAATCGATGGTGTCACGACGCAGGACATGACTCTGATGGACGCGGTCAAGAAAATTCGCGGTCCCAAAGGAGAAGCCGTCAGGTTGACCATACTCCATAAGAATGCCCAAAAACCTGTGCGCGTCAATATTGTACGCGATACAATCCCCATCGTCAGTGCCAAGAAAACGGAACTCGATAATGGTTACCTCTTGATCCGCTTGACTCGCTTCAATGAAAACACCACAGAAGAGTTGCAAGATATTCTCTCCGAATACACGAAATCCGGAAAGCAGATCAAAGGAGTCATCCTTGATTTACGCAACAATCCGGGTGGCCTGCTCGATCAAGCTGTTAATGTGTCCGACACCTTTCTCTCCAAAGGGGCTATCGTCACCATCAAGGGCAAACAAGGCGACCAGAATAAACGCTACGAAGCGTCATCAAGCTCTGATGACGTCACAGCTCCAATGATCGTGCTCATCAATGCTGGAAGCGCCTCAGCGTCGGAAATCGTAGCTGGTGCATTGCAAGACCAGGGACGCGCCCTACTGCTTGGAGAAAAAACCTTTGGGAAAGGCTCAGTTCAGACTGTCATTCCATTAACCGACGGGTCCGGTATCAAGCTGACAACAGCGCTGTATTACACTCCGAGTGGCCGATCAATTCAAGCTGAAGGCATTGAACCGGATTTCGAAGTGCCGCTCCAAGAAATTGAAGGTAGCGATACCTATTCCTCCCTGCGTTTCCGTGAAAAAGACCTGAGTCGACATCTCGAAAATTCGAACAAAGGCAAAAAGGGACACGACAAAGACGAAAAAGAAAAAGCGCAGGAACTTCTTGAGCGTGACAATCAGCTCAAACTGGCGCTCGAACTTGTCAAACAAGCTCCCGTCCTCACCAAGAGCAAAGTCAAAAAAAACAAATACCAATAA
- a CDS encoding divergent polysaccharide deacetylase family protein, with the protein MKKRQSKSTAPVRGHTPNRGGFLLRCLWVSTLISLLILTGWFGFRLFQEPPAQARAMYAQTNCFRAKVAPCPKDGTDDNTLPNSAYEEQFAGSVYHGTVSTLVTTPFIEPGPTGPKLAIVIDDLGQSSQFASSLIQLGYPVTFAVLPYLQNSKRVAQIATTNHIDLLLHQPMEPLSYPKITPGKGALFTSMPAEKVTATVNANIDSLPGVTGINNHMGSRFTQSRAGMLAVAKVLRERNLFFLDSLTSPKSVAASVAKKQGLPVYRRNIFLDNAISEQAIYKQLKSAERLALRQGQAIAIGHPHGATLAALQRFAKNRDTRVILVGIHLLTPDMAK; encoded by the coding sequence GTGAAAAAACGTCAGTCAAAATCAACCGCCCCGGTTCGAGGTCATACGCCGAACCGGGGCGGTTTCCTTCTCCGTTGTCTCTGGGTTTCGACGCTTATTAGCCTGCTCATTCTTACAGGTTGGTTTGGCTTTCGGCTGTTTCAAGAGCCTCCTGCACAGGCTCGAGCAATGTACGCACAAACAAACTGTTTTCGGGCCAAGGTTGCTCCGTGTCCGAAAGACGGTACAGACGATAATACATTGCCCAACTCAGCCTATGAAGAACAATTCGCCGGTTCGGTCTATCACGGAACGGTGTCGACGCTGGTGACAACCCCTTTTATCGAACCGGGACCAACTGGGCCTAAACTCGCCATAGTAATCGATGACCTCGGTCAAAGTAGTCAGTTTGCATCTTCACTGATTCAGCTCGGCTACCCCGTCACCTTTGCCGTCCTCCCGTATTTACAAAATTCAAAACGCGTTGCCCAAATCGCGACGACAAACCACATTGATCTTCTGCTTCATCAACCGATGGAACCGCTGAGTTATCCGAAGATTACTCCAGGCAAAGGAGCCCTCTTCACCTCTATGCCCGCGGAGAAAGTAACCGCGACGGTCAATGCCAATATCGATAGCCTTCCAGGGGTCACAGGAATCAACAACCACATGGGATCACGCTTCACGCAGTCTCGTGCTGGCATGCTTGCCGTGGCAAAAGTCCTCAGGGAACGGAACCTGTTTTTTCTCGACAGTCTGACATCTCCCAAAAGCGTGGCTGCTAGTGTCGCCAAGAAACAGGGACTTCCTGTTTACCGGCGCAATATATTCCTGGATAACGCTATTTCTGAGCAAGCGATTTACAAACAACTCAAATCGGCGGAACGCTTAGCCCTCCGCCAGGGGCAAGCCATCGCCATTGGTCATCCCCATGGGGCAACACTAGCCGCGCTACAGCGCTTTGCCAAAAATCGTGACACACGTGTCATATTGGTTGGAATACACCTGTTGACACCCGATATGGCCAAATAA
- a CDS encoding IS5 family transposase, giving the protein ADCSKALSLIQGINALFLIADKGYDTQKIVDEALRRNMTPVIPPRRNRKEQRKYDKYIYKLRHLVENAFLYIKQWRGIATRYAKMTTSFLAAVQIRCLFWWLTIS; this is encoded by the coding sequence AAGCTGATTGCTCAAAAGCTCTCTCGCTCATTCAAGGAATAAACGCTTTATTTCTTATTGCGGACAAGGGATACGACACGCAAAAAATTGTTGATGAAGCATTAAGAAGAAATATGACACCTGTTATTCCTCCGAGGAGAAACCGTAAAGAACAGCGAAAGTATGATAAGTATATTTATAAGTTACGTCATCTTGTTGAAAACGCATTTTTATACATCAAGCAATGGAGAGGGATAGCTACACGTTACGCAAAAATGACAACTTCATTTCTCGCGGCTGTTCAGATTCGCTGTCTCTTTTGGTGGCTAACAATCTCGTGA